In Parasegetibacter sp. NRK P23, the genomic stretch ACTGAGGGCGCCAAGCTTGTCCCCAACACGGCCCCTTTTGTAAGTCCGATAGGTGGGTGGACGCTCACGGCAACTCCAAACGGCCCCTTTACCAATAACAGTTCAGTAGAAAGCATTTTCTCCATTAGAAATGACGCGTTGGATAACACAGGTACAAATGGGGCGCTTCCCAGTATGTATGGCGCCGCGAACCTGGGTGCAAGAGGACTTATAGCTGTTTCTCCGATCATCTGGAACAACGGAGGCTGGCTTTGTGATGATATCCGCAGAACAAGCTTATATACTACAGGCGTTAACGCGAATGGCGCATCCACCTTTAATTATTTTACCACGAAGTATTCAAGGTATACCACACGCGAAGACTTCGCCCCGCAAATCAGGTACGCCGAAGTGTTGCTTATGCTGGCCGAAGCTGAAGCGCGCCAGGCCGCAGGTGTTTCTACCCGCGCGATCTCACTGTTGAATGCGGTTAGAAACCGGGCCCTCGCCAATCCGACTACACAGCAATATACAGCAGCAAGTTTCGCTACCAAAGTTGATCTTGTAAGGGCTATCCTGCTGGAAAGGAGAATTGAATTCCTCTGCGAAGGGAAACGTTGGGGTGATATTCACAGGAATGTGATGGATGCTAATTACACAACAAGCGGTATCCCCGCGAAATACCAGAACGCATCACAGGGGGCTTCCATCTACAGTTGTGGTGGCGCCATCAACGCTACACAAGCGGCCGTTCCTTATGCAGACTTTAAATTTGTCTGGCCGATTCCTGCGAGTGAAGTGGTGCAGAACCCTATTATAGAGCAAAATCCAGATTACTAGAACATAGTTCATTCACTTTATGAGAAGGGCTTTCCGCATGGGAAGCCCTTTTTTTGTGTAGGTCATAGAGCGTTTCACCTATATGGCTTAAATATATAGTCAGAATTTTATATAATTATTGACTTTGTAAATTAATACTTTAACTAATTTTTTTAACAAACTTTTCTAGTTCATCGTTTTTACCCATTTTCCTAAGCAGCGGAAAAACTATATTTGTGGTCTTGTTAAGACTTTTCGTTAAGTAATGGTTAAACTTTTGCGAGACGAAATGGTTATTTTACTTAAATTTTAACATCATCATGAGAAAACTTGTATTACTTCTTCTGGGGGTATTGTTCCTATGCGGACAACTGCTCGCCCAAAACCGGACCATCACCGGGAAAGTGATCGATGAACAGGGCAATCCGATCTCCAACGTTTCAGTTATTATCAAAGGCACTTCTACCGGCACATCAACCTCAAGTGATGGCGCTTATTCTATCAGCGTAGCCCCAGGTGCCAGGTTTTTAGTGTTTTCCGCTGTTGGATTCGCGGAAACGGAGGTAAGTATCGGGGATCGTTCCGTTGTAAACGCTTCTTTAAGATTAGAAGACAAAGATCTTACGGAAGTTGTGGTAGTGGGCTATAGCAATACCACTAAAGAGGCTTTTACCGGATCGGCGAAAGTGGTATCTGGAGAACTGTTGAACAATAAAGCGGTTTCAAACATTTCCCAGTCATTAGCTGGTGAGGTTGCCGGTGTGCGTGTTATCAATACTACCGGACAGCCAGGTGCTTCGGCCACCGTGCGTATCCGCGGTTTTGGTTCCGTAAACGGGAACAGGGCGCCTCTTTACGTGATTGACGGCGTTCCTTATTCTGGGAACCTCAACGCGATTAACATGGCCGATGTAGAATCTACTACAGTGCTGAAAGATGCCGCGGCTACGGCCATTTATGGTGCCCGCGGAGCGAATGGTGTAATTATTATCACTACACGCACGGGAAAAAGTAAGCGGCCCTTCATTGAAGTAGATGGTAGAATAGGCACAAACTTTTCCGCGTTACCAAGGTATAACAAACTTACTTCTCCGGAACAATACATCGGGCTTGCATGGGAGTCCATGTACAATTTCGGCGTTATTGATGGTGCAGCGGATCCAACCGCTTATGCGAATACCAACCTTTTTTCCGCTAATGGCATAGACCCCAAATATAATTTATGGAATGTAGCCAACGGTGGAGAATTGATTGACCCCACTACCAGAACCGTAAGACCAGGTGTTACCAGGAAATATGATCCTGAAAATTGGGAAGATTACGGTTTTCAGTCATCTACACGTCAGGAGGTTAACTTGAAGTTGGGCGGAGGCGATGCTAAATCGAACTATTATACGTCTTTAGGCTATTTGAATGATGTAGGTTATTCCATCAACTCAGATTTCAAGCGACTTTCCGCAAGGCTCAATATCAATCAGGAAGTAAAACGCTGGCTGACGGCATCCATGAATATTGGTTACGCTAATACGGAAACCAATAACAACGGCCAGGAATCTAACTCGAATAGCATATTCTGGTTCGTAGATAACTTGCCTCCCATTTATCCTTTATTCCTGAGGGATGCCAACGGAAACTTTGTTCCGGATCCTATTTTTGGAGGCAATCAGTTTGATTATGGAGAAGACAGGGGCTTTGGCGGGTTAACTAACGCTATCGCAGACGCAACGCTAAATACATTGAGGGCGAAACGCAATGAACTTAACGGTAACTCTTCTTTAAACTTTAAGTTTACTGATTACTTAAGTTTTGAAACAAGACTGGGTGTGCAATACTACAATAACGCATACGTCAATCTTACCAATAAGTTTTATGGTTCCGCCGCATCTCAGAATGGAAGTGTTTTTCAAACCAAAACTGAGTTGTTAAATACCAACTTCTTACAGATGTTGCGGTTTAATAAGGAGTTCGGATCTCATGGAATTGAAGCCCTTGTTGCGCATGAAGCCACGGATTGGCGCCAAAGCATAGCTTCCGCTTCAAGGTATAATCTTGTATCAAACGATATTCCGGAACTCAATAATGGTGTAGTTTCTAATCCTTCTACCTCTTATTCAAATGCCTTTAAGCTGGAAAGCTATTTTGCGCAAATCAATTATGACAAGGATAATACCTACTATCTTTCCGCTACAGCAAGAAGAGATGGTTCATCACGTTTCGTAAAAGATAAGTGGGGAAATTTCGGTTCTATTGGTGCCGGTTGGGTTATCTCCAATAACGCTTTTATGGATAAGTTCACGATCATAGACTTTCTTAAACTCAAAGCCAGCTATGGTCTTATAGGGGAACAGGAAGGTATCGGATTCTATCCTGGTTACGACCGGTTTAACGTGGATAACCTGAATGATAATCCCGCATTTTCTTTTGATTCTAAAGGTAATCCTGATCTTACATGGGAAACTTCCCAAATGTTTCAGGCAGGCCTTGAATTCAGGCTTGGGCAGTTCCTAACAGGTTCGGTTGATTATTATGTAAAAAATACTAAAGACCTGATTTTCGACCGAAGAGTTGGACCATCTATCGGTTATGCGCTTATTAAAGTAAATGATGGTGTACTTCGTAATCAGGGACTTGAGTTTGACCTTACAGGGCATATCATCAAGAAAAAGGATACTTACATTGATTTGAACATCAATGGTGAAACCTTTAAGAACAAGATTATTGAAATGCCAATCGATCCATCTACCGGTGAGCAAAAAGTTATTGATGTACAAGCTCCGTTTGGTTGGGCAAAAGGGAAATCAATTTATGATTTCTATATGAGAGACTTCGCTGGTGTTGATCCGGCTGATGGAACAAGCACATGGGTACTTTACTACGATGATCTGAACAATAATGATATCGCAGACGCGGGAGAAGGAATCGCGAACATGGCCACCTTCCTTGCTGCAAATCCAAGCAAAGAAAGTTCTCTTAAGCAAACAACCACCAAAGCCTATTCTTCTGCAACCCAGTACTATGTTGGAAAATCCGCTATTCCTAAATTAAGAGGAGCGGCCAACCTGCGTGCGGGATGGAAGAACTTCAACCTTGCCGTTCAAATGTTGTATAGTTTTGGAGGTTATGCAAATGATGGGGCTTATGCATCGCTGATGGATAACGGCATTATCGGCACCAACAACTGGCACGCAGACATGTTCAACAGATGGCAAAAGGCTGGAGATATTACCGATGTACCCCGCCTATCTAACTCCGAAGACCAAAACGTGATTTCAACCTCTACACGATTCCTTACCAAGTCGAACTTCCTGGCCTTGAACAACATCAGACTTGGTTATGATTTACCTGCAGCACTTATGGCAAGACTTGGAGTTGGAAGCGCTTCCTTCTGGGTGTCTGGTGATAACCTTTGGATTCATTCAGCAAGAAAAGGATTCAATCCATCTACTTCTGAAAGCGGAGCGAGCAGTATCTATAATTACGCGCCACTTACAACTGTTACGGTTGGTCTTAAAGTAAGGCTCTAACTTTAAACATTAAATATTATGAAAGCAAAATATTGGATAACGGTGGGACTTGCTGGTTCTATCGCACTCACAGGATGTAAAAAAGATTTTCTTGAAGCTGAACCTTCTCAGTTTGTTTCTGCGGAGCAATTACAACGTGCATCGGAGCAAGATCCTGGCCTTTTGAATGGTAACATCGCTGGTTTATATACCACGATGTATAATACAGGGGTTGGGGGAACTACCGGGCACGACGATTTCGGCCAAAAGGGAATTGATATTTACACCGACATGCTCTGCTCTGATATGGTGTTGGGTGGTGTGAACTACGGGTGGTATGAAACAGTTGCCAGGTATCAGTCTACACTTGACTTCACAAGAAATGAAGCTTATATTCCCTGGAGGTATTATTACAGGATTATTTTTGGTGCGAATATTATAATCGATGCCTTAGGTGGTACCGATTTCGAACCAACAGAGGAAGATAAACGACAAATCATGGGCCAGTCAAAAGCCATGCGTGCTTATGGTTATTTTTATCTCTCTCAATTGTATGCGAAAGAATATGGTGACGGGAACGCTAAAACACTGCCAATTTACAAAGACACAAAGGTTCCCAACCAGCCAAAGAGCACTACAAAAGAGGTGTATGACCTTATGATTTCGGATTTGGAAGAGGCCATTACATACCTGGACGGGTTTACCAGAACTACAAAAGATCAGGTGGATCAGAATGTAGCCAAAGGGCTTCTAGCTTATGTGCTCGCATCAAGAGGCACGTCAGCTGATTGGGCCCGGGTAGAAACGCTAACGGCAGAAATTACCGCCGAATACCCTGTTACGCGGAAGAGTGAAGCAGTTGGGGTTGTAACCGCCCTTAGCGGAGTTCCGGCTACAAATCCTGAATCAGGGTTTAACAATATTGCTACGGCAAGCTGGATATGGGGTGTAGACCTTACTTTGGCAAGTGACATTGATCTCATCTCCTGGTGGGGCCAGGTGGATTATTTTACCTATAGCTATGCATGGGCCGGAGACCCAAAGGTTATGGACAGAGGTCTCTATAACACAATGCGTACCGACGACATCAGAAGGGGACAATTCCATTCTACCATGCGCCCGCTCTATAAATTCTTTGCGCCAGCAAGGGTGATCGGAGGACAGCGGCAGGTAACAACAGATCTTTTGTACATGAGAGCGGATGAGTTTTATATTTTGAACGCAGAAGCTAAAGCACGCCAAAGCAGAGATAACGATGCCAGAACTGCGCTCAAAAACTATCTTACTACCGCGGAAAGAATTGCTGATGTGTCTTATATTGATGCACTGTCCGGACAAAGTTTGCTCAATGAAATATACCTGCAAACACGTCTCGAATTTTGGGGTGAAGGTAAATCCTACCTGGCTATGAAGCGCAATAAAGCAACAATTACAAGAGGTACTAATCACTTGTTTAACGCGGGACAATCTTATCAGTATAATGCTAATGAGTTGACATTCCTTATTCCACAGGCGGAAGTTCTAAACAACCCCGTACTTAACGACTAGGTCAGCTTTAAACAGTGAGGAATAAAATAGGGCGCATCAATCATTTTGATGCGCCCTATTTATTTAGTATTTCTCGCCTACACCGCCACATTATGGTGCATCTTCCTGAACTGTTCCGGTGTTATCATCGCGTACTTCTTAAAAAATCTGCAGAAATAGGAATTGTCATCAAAATTCAGCTCACTAGCAATCTCGCTCACCGTATTGTCCGAATGCAGCAGCAATCTTTTCGCCTCCAGCATAATGCGCTCACGGATATGCTCACCTGCTGATTTACCCGTCACTTTCGTACACACGGCATTCAGGTAATTGGGCGTAATGCACAACCGAGCCGCGTAATCCTTCACGCCTTTCATCACCTTGAATTTCTCGTTGATCAGGTGCTCAAACTTCTGCACGATCATCTGGCTGTGTTTGTCTGCCACCTGTTCGTTCAGCGGAACGTAGCTGCGGTTGATCTCTACCAGTAATATGTTCAGGTACGATTTTAACACCTTCTCCTTATCCGTTTTTTTACCGGTATATTCCTCGTCCATTTTACGGAACAGGTAACTGAATTGTTCCATCTGGCCGGGTTCCAGGTGCAGGTAGGGAAGGTGTTGGTTGTAATTGAAGAAAGGAAATTCGAAAAGGTTATTGCTGTTGTACCGGAGCGTAAAGAATTCCGACGTGAACAGCAGCATATAGCCCTGTGCGTTGTGCAGTGTTTTCCAGGAATGGATTTGTCCGGGATACATGAAGAAAATGCTGCCGGGCTGTAGTTCGTAAGTTTTGAAGTCGATATCATGGGCGCCGCCGCCACCGGTTACCAGCAGGAGCATGTAAAAATCGTGGCGGTGCGGACGGGTGAAGGATTCTACCCTTGAGGAGAATTCTTCCAGCTGGGTGATCTCAAAATGGAGCCCTTGCTGGCTGGGTTGTGTTCTTACCTCTTCCAGGGTTACCAGGGGGATCACCTTCTCCATGTTCTCTTTGGCGGTTCTCATAAAGATTTGCGTAGATGGTTACGAAGATAGGTAAAAAATACCAGTTTGAAATAATTTGTCCCATAGTCGGCAGATAATCCCCCAATCCTGGTCCGCGATAGATAAACCCGGTGATGAAGATCAGTTTTTTCCCTGACGTCCATCAGTTTTATCACCTGCCCGCCCCGGTATTTTCGTACCAAATTCCCGTATCGGTATGCCGGAGATCGCTTCTTCTTCTAAAATCACCTGTTTTCACTGTGGCGATGATTGCGCGGGTAACCCTGTTGTGCTCGACGGAAAAGCCTTCTGTTGCGAAGGCTGCAAAACGGTATATGGTATTTTGAACAAGGAAGGGCTGTGTGATTATTACAGCCTGAACCCGAACCCTGGTGTGAACAGAAAAGAAATCCCCAGGAAAGACAAGTTCAGTTTCCTCGACAACGACGAAATCGTTTCCAAACTCATTGATTTTAAAGATGATGAGCAGATGCAGGTACTGCTTTACCTGCCACAGATCCATTGTAGTTCCTGCCTTTGGCTCCTCGAAAACCTCCACAAGCTTAACGACGGGGTGATCGGTGCAAAAGTGGACTTCACCCGGAAAGAAATCCGCGTCCGTTTCCGGTACATAAGTCTTTCCCTCCGGGAACTGGCCGAGCTGCTCACCAGTATCGGCTACGAACCTTACATCAGTTTAAACAGCATCACCGGGAAAAAACCGCCTTCCAATAAAGGGCTTATTTATCGTTTAGGCATCGCCGGGTTCTGCTTCGCGAACATCATGCTGATGAGTTTTCCCGAATACCTGGGATTGCCCGAGGCGGAGGCCATGCTGGGAAAACTGTTCCGTTACCTCAACCTGTTGTTGTCGTTGCCCGTATTTTTCTACTCCGCCACCACGTTTTTTCACTCGGCCTGGGGCGCGTTAAAAGCACGCTACCTCAATATCGACGCACCCATAGCGCTGGCGCTCATCGTTACTTTCGCCCGCAGTGTATACGAGGTGCTTTCCGGTACAGGCGCGGGTTATTTTGATTCCATGAGCGGCATCGTTTTCTTTATGCTCGCCGGTCGTGTGCTGCAGGACCGTACCTACCGTAAACTATCTTTTGAACGGGATTATTCTTCCTATTTCCCTTTAGGCGTAACGGTATTAAAAGGAGAGGAGGAAAAAGCCATTCCGCTGCCCGATATTCAACTCAACGATACATTGCTGATCCACTATGCCGAACTGGTTCCGGCAGACGGCATTCTTACAAGAGGAAAGGCCCTGATCGATTATAGTTTCGTAACCGGCGAATCCGTTCCCGTGGAAAAAGAAATGGGCGAAATTATTTATGCGGGCGGAAAGCAGGTGGGTGGTAACATTGAAATGCTGGTGATACGAGAAGTGACGCAAAGCTACCTGACCAGCCTCTGGAACAGGAACGAAGAAAATTCCGTTGATAAACAGACTTCTTTCGTGGAAACCATCAGCAGGTATTTTACCATCGTGGTACTGGCCATTGCATTGTCCGCAGCAGTGTTCTGGTATATAAAGGACCAGTCTGTGGTGTGGAACGCGGTTACCGCCGTACTCATTGTCGCATGTCCATGCGCGTTACTTTTGTGCCACACCTTTACCAATGGGAACATGTTGCGCCTGTTCAGCCGCAAAGGGCTTTACCTGCGCAACGCCGCGGCCATCGAAAGAATGGCGGGCACCACCTTCATTGTATTCGACAAAACGGGAACGCTTACTTCTTCCATTAGTAAGGAAATCAGTTTCGAAGGCGATCACCTCTGTTCTAAAACAAAAGAAAAGATCGCTGCGCTGGCGGCGCAATCCACCCACCCGCTCAGTAAAAGCATCGTACGTTTCCTGGATGTGAAAGGACGTCGTTCCGTAAATGGTTTCCGCGATGTGCCCGGCCAGGGCATTGAAGGCATTGTGGAAGGCGACCTGGTGAGCCTGGGTTCCGCGCGGTTCGTGCTGGGAAAAACACCGGGTTCCAACGAAACATCCGTATATGTTTCCATTGAAAATAAAGTACTGGGAAGATTTGTGTTCAGGAACGAATACCGCCAGGGTGTGCAGGAACTGGTCGCTTCCCTCAAAAGGCAGGTCAAACTCGCGGTGTTGAGTGGCGACAATGACGCTGAACGTCCGCTCCTCGAACAACTTCTCGGCACCGATGTGCCCATGCGTTTCAAACAGCAACCGGATGATAAACTGCATTTCATCCGGCAACTCAGGGCACGGGGTGAAAACGTAATGATGATCGGCGACGGGCTGAATGACGCGCCCTCACTCCGGGCCGCCGATACAGGCATCGCCATTACCGACGATACCAATCTTTTCACACCGGCCAGCGATGCTATCCTTGAAGGGAAATCGCTTGGCGATACCGCACGCTTTATTCGCATGGCCAAAGCTTCACGCCGCATCATACTTTCTGCCTTTGCCTTTTCCATCCTGTACAACATTATTGGGATCTCCTTCGCCGTATGCGGCCTGCTCAGTCCTATGATCGCGGCCATCCTAATGCCCGCAAGTTCCATCTCCATCCTGCTCATTACCTACGGATGCACTTCCTGGTTAGGCAGAAAGAAAGCTGACTAAGATCATACTTCGGCTTGAGCCATGTCATTTCCATGTCATAATCCGGAAGCTACTTTTGTTACTGTAAATAACCCCTGATCCCTATCCCGGAAAACCACCCAAACCGTAACAAACATGCAGATCATTCTCCTCTTACTTATCATCTCGCTCTCCATAGCGGCGCTCTTCCTGGGCGCCTTCCTATGGAGCGTGCGCACGGGGCAGTATGAAGATGAAGAAGCGCCTCCGGTAAGGATTTTATTCGACGATCAACCTAAAACAAATACTCCCTGACCATGCAAGCAGAGCAATTTTATTACGACAACCGGATTGTAAAGTGGTTCGCCTACGCCACCATGTTCTGGGGCATCATCGGGATGCTCGCGGGCTTGTACGCGGCCATCGCCATGTATTACCCCGCCATCAGTTTCGATTTCGCGCCCACTACTTTCGGCCGCCTGAGGCCCGTGCACACCAACGCAGTCATCTTCGCGTTCGTGGGCAACGGTATTTTCATGGGTGTGTACTATTCACTGCAACGCCTGTGCAAGGCCAGGATGTTCAGCGATAAATTATCGAATATCCACTTCTGGGGATGGCAGCTCATCATCGTGGTGGCCGCCATCACACTGCTCCTCGGTTACACTACCGGTAAAGAATATGCGGAGCTGGAATGGCCGGTGGACATCGCCATCACATTGGTATGGGTATTGTTCGGCATCAACATGTTCGGCACCATCATCAAAAGAAGGGAATCGCATCTGTATGTGGCCATCTGGTTCTACATCGCCACCTGGGTTACGGTGGCCATGCTGCACATCGTGAACTCTTTTGAAATGCCGCTTACGCTTTTCAAAAGTTATTCCTGGTACGCCGGGGTACAGGATGCCCTGGTGCAGTGGTGGTACGGGCACAACGCCGTGGCCTTCTTCCTGACCACGCCTTACCTCGGGTTGATGTATTATTTTCTGCCTAAAGCAGCCAACAGACCGGTATATTCCTACCGCCTTTCCATCATACACTTCTGGGCGCTCATCTTTATTTATATATGGGCCGGTCCACACCATCTGTTATATACTTCTTTGCCAGACTGGGCACAGTCGCTGGGCGTGGTATTCTCCGTGATGCTCATCGCGCCATCCTGGGGTGGTATGCTGAACGGGTTGTTCACGCTCCGCGGCGCATGGGATAAGGTTCGTGAAGAACCGGTGCTGAAGTTTCTCGTGGTAGCCATCACCTGTTATGGTATGGCCACTTTTGAAGGACCGATGCTTTCGTTGAAAAACGTGAACGCCATCGCGCACTTCACCGACTGGATCGTAGCGCACGTACACGTTGGCGCGCTGGGCTGGAACGGCTTCCTCACCTTCGGTGTGATCTACTGGCTGGTGCCTAAGATGTGGAACACTTCACTTTACTCTAAAAAACTGGCGGGAACACATTTCTGGATCGGCACCATCGGTATTGTGCTCTATGCTGTACCGTTGTACTGGGCAGGCTTCGCGCAAAGCAGCATGTGGAAACAGTTCACGGAAGAAGGACAACTGAAATACCAGTTCCTGGAAACCGTTACCAATATCCTTCCCCTGTACATCACGCGCAGTGTGGGCGGAACCCTTTACCTGGCGGGTGTTTTCATCATGGTGTACAATATCGCGAAAACGGTAAAGAAAGGAAGTTTTGTGGCCAACGAAGCCGTAGAAGCCGCTCCGCTTCCGAAGAACCCCGTATTGCATGGCAAAGAACACTGGCACCGCTGGATCGAGAAACGCCCGGTTCAGATGCTGGTATGGAGCCTTGTGGTGGTGGCCATTGGCGGCGCGCTGGAAATGGTGCCCACCTTCCTGGTAAAATCGAATGTGCCTACCATCAGCAGCGTGAAACCCTATACCCCGCTTGAATTGCATGGCCGTGATATTTATATCCGTGAAGGATGTTATACCTGTCACTCGCAAATGGTGCGTCCGTTCAGGGATGAGGTGGCGCGTTACGGAGAATACTCCAAAGCAGGTGAGTTCGTGTACGATCACCCGTTCCAGTGGGGATCGAAAAGAACCGGTCCCGACCTCGCGCGCATTGGCGGAAAGTATCCCGATTCCTGGCACTACAACCACATGCTGGAACCGGCTTCTATGTCGCCGGGCTCGGTGATGCCTACTTACGGCTGGCTCTTTAAACAGAATATTGATACCACGCTTACGCCGGGTATGATCCGGGTGATGCAGAAGCTGGGTGTGCCTTACGAAGAGGGCTACGATGCCCAGGCGAATAAGGACCTGGTGGAACAGGCTTCAGCCATCAAAGGACGCCTTGCCGGCGATAAAATAAAAGTAGGGGAACAACGGGAGATCGTGGCGTTGATCGCGTACCTCCAGCGCATGGGAACCGATATTAAAGTTTCAGCAGTAACGCAAAAATAAACAGCCATGAAATTCATCAACTATATCGAATCCATCAGTGGCGTAAGCATCTTCGGATTGATCTCGCTGCTGCTCTTCACCGGGTTCTTCAGCCTGATGCTGGTCTGGACCCTCAAAGCCGACAAGCGATTGATAGAAGAGATAAGTCATATTCCACTTGACCCCGAACAGAACCACTAACCGCAAACTCATTTGTATGTTTTCCATATCTATGCTTCAGAAATATATTCCGGCCCTGTGCTTAACGGCGCTGCTCCTCCCCACGCAACTCCGCGCGGAGGGGCCGCCCCGTCCTTCTGAAATCGAACACCCCGTAGCTATTGTATTGCTGGTGGTAATCGTTGGATTACTCATCGCCATCGGCGTACTCGCTAATGTGGTACTGGGTGCCTCCCAGGTGTTCAGGGAAAAAATGGAGAAGCTGAAAAAAGCCGCGCAAGCCACTACCATACTTTTCCTGCTCTTTATGGCGGTCCCCGCTTTCGCGCAGGAGGAAACAGCACAACCCGCGGCCGTACCTTTCCAGGCTGTGGAAGGACTTTCAAATTTTTCCTTCTTCACCATGATGTCCATCATCGCCCTGGAACTTATCATCATCGTGGCGCTTCTTTTCAACCTCCGTTTTTTACTCGGATTACAAAAAGTAAAAACACCGGTTGCTGAAGCGGAAAAAAAACAGGGCCCATCCTGGTTTGAGAAATGGAACGGTTTTGTGTCGAAAGAAAAAGAAGCTTCCATCGATTTGGGCCACGACTACGATGGGATCCGCGAACTGGATAACCGGCTGCCGCCGTGGTGGCTTTATGGATTTTACCTTACCATCATTTTCGGCGTAATCTACCTGTGGCGCTTCCATGTTTCGGAAACCGCGCCTTCCAGCGCGGAAGAGTTCCGCATCGCCATGGAAAACGCGGAACGTGAGCAGGAGGAATACCTTAAAAAAGCCGCCAACCGTGTAGATGAGAGCAATGTGGAAATGATCAGTGATGCCGCACAACTCACCGCGGGCAAAAATGTGTTCATCGCCAGCTGTGTGGCCTGTCATGGCAAAGCGGGTGAAGGTGGCGTAGGCCCCAATCTTACAGATGCGTACTGGCTGCACGGCGGTTCTGTGAAAGATATTTTCAAAACAATTAAATATGGTGTTCCTGAAAAAGGGATGAAGGCCTGGAAAGATGATTTCTCGCCTTCACAGATCGCGCAACTGGCATCGTATATCAGAACATTGAAAGGAACGAATCCCGCCGGGGCGAAGGAGAAGCAGGGGGATTTGTTTGAGGAATAAGTTCACGCAAAGACGCGAGGGGGCAAGGACGCAAAGCCTTGATGGTTGGGATCGTTCTTGCAGCTTTTATTGCTGGTCTTCTTATAACAAAGTTTATTAATAGTAGCTCAACTAATTGCAGTGCGAATAGCATCATTTACATACATCTTAAAAAGCATCGGGGTTTCATCCAATAAACCACCCCTTGCGTCCTTGCTCCCTCGCGTCTTTGCGTGAAAAATAACCACTATAGAAAACAAAAAATGCCCGATCCATCCAACATACCATCACAAACCTTCCGCGACACCCTCGCCACCGTTTCCGCCACCGGTAAGCGCAACTGGATTTACGCGCAACAGCCAAAAGGAAAATGGTACACCCGTCGCACGGTATTGAGTTGGGCCTATTTTATATTGTTCTTCAGCGTGC encodes the following:
- a CDS encoding RagB/SusD family nutrient uptake outer membrane protein, producing MKRNAIKILASAMVVLGIATGCEKSLDKAPFNAITDDVAFATADRCLLAMNGVYDAAQSSPYTDGSVRGYPFGAANIEQGDARGEDIINVAAFFQITYQATYNATTANNVGMWGALYALINKANISIDGFRIAGTNGVITDAVAKQYEAECRFLRAMAHHEAVILYARPYLDGNGNKLGVPYRDFAINSGSAVDQIKTIARPTVAENYAKILEDLEFAEANLPNTISPATVRASKAAAIALKMRVKLHMGDWPGVITEGAKLVPNTAPFVSPIGGWTLTATPNGPFTNNSSVESIFSIRNDALDNTGTNGALPSMYGAANLGARGLIAVSPIIWNNGGWLCDDIRRTSLYTTGVNANGASTFNYFTTKYSRYTTREDFAPQIRYAEVLLMLAEAEARQAAGVSTRAISLLNAVRNRALANPTTQQYTAASFATKVDLVRAILLERRIEFLCEGKRWGDIHRNVMDANYTTSGIPAKYQNASQGASIYSCGGAINATQAAVPYADFKFVWPIPASEVVQNPIIEQNPDY
- a CDS encoding SusC/RagA family TonB-linked outer membrane protein; its protein translation is MRKLVLLLLGVLFLCGQLLAQNRTITGKVIDEQGNPISNVSVIIKGTSTGTSTSSDGAYSISVAPGARFLVFSAVGFAETEVSIGDRSVVNASLRLEDKDLTEVVVVGYSNTTKEAFTGSAKVVSGELLNNKAVSNISQSLAGEVAGVRVINTTGQPGASATVRIRGFGSVNGNRAPLYVIDGVPYSGNLNAINMADVESTTVLKDAAATAIYGARGANGVIIITTRTGKSKRPFIEVDGRIGTNFSALPRYNKLTSPEQYIGLAWESMYNFGVIDGAADPTAYANTNLFSANGIDPKYNLWNVANGGELIDPTTRTVRPGVTRKYDPENWEDYGFQSSTRQEVNLKLGGGDAKSNYYTSLGYLNDVGYSINSDFKRLSARLNINQEVKRWLTASMNIGYANTETNNNGQESNSNSIFWFVDNLPPIYPLFLRDANGNFVPDPIFGGNQFDYGEDRGFGGLTNAIADATLNTLRAKRNELNGNSSLNFKFTDYLSFETRLGVQYYNNAYVNLTNKFYGSAASQNGSVFQTKTELLNTNFLQMLRFNKEFGSHGIEALVAHEATDWRQSIASASRYNLVSNDIPELNNGVVSNPSTSYSNAFKLESYFAQINYDKDNTYYLSATARRDGSSRFVKDKWGNFGSIGAGWVISNNAFMDKFTIIDFLKLKASYGLIGEQEGIGFYPGYDRFNVDNLNDNPAFSFDSKGNPDLTWETSQMFQAGLEFRLGQFLTGSVDYYVKNTKDLIFDRRVGPSIGYALIKVNDGVLRNQGLEFDLTGHIIKKKDTYIDLNINGETFKNKIIEMPIDPSTGEQKVIDVQAPFGWAKGKSIYDFYMRDFAGVDPADGTSTWVLYYDDLNNNDIADAGEGIANMATFLAANPSKESSLKQTTTKAYSSATQYYVGKSAIPKLRGAANLRAGWKNFNLAVQMLYSFGGYANDGAYASLMDNGIIGTNNWHADMFNRWQKAGDITDVPRLSNSEDQNVISTSTRFLTKSNFLALNNIRLGYDLPAALMARLGVGSASFWVSGDNLWIHSARKGFNPSTSESGASSIYNYAPLTTVTVGLKVRL
- a CDS encoding RagB/SusD family nutrient uptake outer membrane protein; the encoded protein is MKAKYWITVGLAGSIALTGCKKDFLEAEPSQFVSAEQLQRASEQDPGLLNGNIAGLYTTMYNTGVGGTTGHDDFGQKGIDIYTDMLCSDMVLGGVNYGWYETVARYQSTLDFTRNEAYIPWRYYYRIIFGANIIIDALGGTDFEPTEEDKRQIMGQSKAMRAYGYFYLSQLYAKEYGDGNAKTLPIYKDTKVPNQPKSTTKEVYDLMISDLEEAITYLDGFTRTTKDQVDQNVAKGLLAYVLASRGTSADWARVETLTAEITAEYPVTRKSEAVGVVTALSGVPATNPESGFNNIATASWIWGVDLTLASDIDLISWWGQVDYFTYSYAWAGDPKVMDRGLYNTMRTDDIRRGQFHSTMRPLYKFFAPARVIGGQRQVTTDLLYMRADEFYILNAEAKARQSRDNDARTALKNYLTTAERIADVSYIDALSGQSLLNEIYLQTRLEFWGEGKSYLAMKRNKATITRGTNHLFNAGQSYQYNANELTFLIPQAEVLNNPVLND